Proteins encoded by one window of Paenibacillus sp. DCT19:
- a CDS encoding ABC transporter ATP-binding protein has translation MQKFKLLTISEMRELFSSLKVIPEAIRIFFQANKTVFIVSIILNIIAGIVPVVSVNVFGILINTVSSMDFNNSLKILAVYIGISFLLDAILSLKNYLFAKYQYLLDFELLNRLMDKCSSMSLEEFENSKVQDQLQHIQQQIGFRPYSIFTSILAMITAITTILSSIFMVIIWQPLSVLLIVTPVLFFSIFNLSINKREFQTEERNAKKARSIWYYEFLLTKDQSFKEVKTFNLAKHIINRHNDLKKSVINENLYNSKIRLIISTVFDFVNQICMAALMVLIIITVVSGKLLIGSAVALLRVIGMVFDNFNNIMNIIYSINQNSLYMSKLIDFLSENKIKSKNVENHKLTHITEIQLNNLNFSYPNANKEALENINLKIKKGERIAFFGRNGSGKSTLVKLLMGYYLVDDDMIKINGVSLNNIDIESLHKSTGILFQDYCKFELPVRDNVGFGNIEKIENDSQIMKSLKKADIDFLSSDLDQQLGKWFSDGIQLSGGQWQRVALARCFLREAQLYILDEPDAALDKIGEKKIMNTFFELTKNNIGIFISHKIAHVMLADKIVYLDEGRIVAEGTHEELLELCPSYKEIYNLEFNIMPSGGEYA, from the coding sequence ATGCAGAAATTTAAATTATTAACTATTTCAGAGATGAGGGAATTATTTTCTTCTCTTAAAGTGATACCAGAAGCTATTAGAATCTTTTTTCAAGCTAATAAAACGGTATTTATAGTTAGTATAATATTAAATATTATTGCGGGTATTGTTCCTGTAGTTTCTGTAAACGTTTTCGGTATTTTGATTAATACAGTTTCCAGTATGGATTTTAATAATTCATTGAAAATTCTGGCAGTATATATTGGAATTAGTTTCTTATTAGATGCAATTCTAAGTTTGAAAAATTACCTATTTGCAAAGTATCAATATTTGTTGGATTTTGAATTGCTTAACCGGTTGATGGATAAGTGTTCGAGTATGTCTTTAGAGGAATTTGAAAATTCTAAAGTACAGGATCAATTACAACATATTCAACAACAAATCGGCTTTAGACCCTATAGTATCTTCACTTCAATATTGGCAATGATAACTGCAATTACGACCATACTTTCATCTATTTTTATGGTAATAATATGGCAACCTTTATCGGTATTACTTATTGTTACACCCGTATTGTTTTTTTCAATATTTAATTTATCAATAAATAAAAGAGAGTTTCAAACTGAAGAAAGGAACGCAAAAAAAGCTAGAAGTATATGGTATTATGAATTTTTGCTTACTAAGGATCAGTCATTCAAGGAAGTTAAGACTTTTAATTTAGCCAAGCATATTATAAATAGGCACAATGATTTAAAGAAAAGTGTAATTAATGAAAACTTGTATAATTCCAAAATTCGTTTAATCATTTCAACTGTATTTGATTTTGTTAATCAAATATGTATGGCAGCACTTATGGTATTAATAATAATAACAGTTGTTAGTGGGAAGCTCTTAATAGGTAGTGCAGTTGCGCTTCTTAGGGTTATAGGTATGGTATTTGATAACTTTAACAATATAATGAATATTATTTACAGCATAAATCAAAATAGCTTGTACATGTCTAAATTGATAGATTTTTTAAGCGAAAATAAAATAAAATCAAAGAATGTAGAAAATCATAAACTTACTCATATAACTGAGATACAATTAAATAATCTTAATTTCAGCTACCCTAATGCTAATAAAGAAGCTCTGGAAAACATAAATTTGAAAATTAAGAAAGGCGAGAGGATTGCTTTTTTTGGAAGAAATGGGTCTGGTAAAAGCACATTAGTAAAATTATTAATGGGATATTATTTAGTTGATGATGACATGATTAAGATTAATGGAGTGTCACTAAACAATATTGACATTGAAAGTTTGCATAAGTCAACAGGTATATTATTTCAGGATTATTGTAAGTTTGAACTTCCTGTTAGAGATAATGTTGGGTTCGGAAATATTGAAAAAATTGAAAATGATTCTCAAATAATGAAATCTCTTAAAAAGGCTGATATTGATTTTCTTTCCTCCGACTTAGATCAGCAATTAGGAAAATGGTTCTCAGATGGAATTCAACTTTCTGGAGGACAGTGGCAAAGAGTTGCACTAGCGCGATGTTTTTTAAGAGAAGCTCAATTGTATATTTTGGATGAGCCTGACGCAGCGCTTGACAAAATAGGCGAGAAAAAGATTATGAACACATTTTTTGAATTAACAAAGAATAATATAGGTATATTTATTTCACACAAAATTGCACATGTCATGTTAGCCGATAAAATAGTTTATTTGGATGAAGGGAGAATAGTGGCAGAAGGCACACACGAAGAATTATTGGAACTTTGTCCTTCTTATAAAGAAATATATAATTTAGAGTTTAATATCATGCCAAGTGGAGGGGAATATGCATAA
- a CDS encoding lanthionine synthetase C family protein, which produces MHKLDQKKDVIDNLITNLAKKMSNVEYVQSILDSKTIEYKSTSVAVSYPALCILFSELELNFPNCDFDTVAHKYLEIVNYYLEKNNTSDISLFDGLCGVGFAAHCMSNNGERYQSFIENLNKYIVSIADRNISEYKRIPFNEFSYDIMYGLAGTANYLMNFKSETQVKDTLMSILQYLTNICKIDESGIPKFAIRSDHSQLFHLANDPKVMYVNLGVSHGIPGVLLVLSKSYESGVYFEEQLEAIKCLSNYISKSFVNKGDDFFWETQRLIGTDGVKALQSRDAWCYGTPGVAYSLLIASRILNDNKMRNLAIHSMKLSLKRLREVVSPTFCHGISGICSLTRKFYEYTGDIYFQELYMEMFENILNVYSDKNPLGFKDTEFEKGKLVDKDEIGLLNGTSGVILTLLSCYRPVKTQWDSIFLL; this is translated from the coding sequence ATGCATAAATTGGATCAGAAAAAGGATGTAATAGACAATTTAATAACGAATTTAGCGAAAAAAATGTCAAATGTAGAGTATGTTCAAAGCATATTAGACTCTAAGACAATAGAATACAAAAGTACCTCAGTTGCAGTTTCATATCCAGCTTTATGTATTTTGTTCTCAGAGCTCGAATTAAATTTTCCAAACTGTGACTTTGATACAGTTGCCCATAAATATTTAGAGATAGTGAATTATTACCTTGAGAAAAACAATACATCGGATATTTCTCTATTCGATGGGTTATGTGGAGTGGGTTTTGCAGCACATTGTATGTCTAATAATGGTGAGCGCTATCAATCGTTTATTGAAAATCTGAACAAATATATTGTCAGTATAGCCGACAGAAATATTTCGGAGTATAAAAGGATACCTTTTAACGAATTTTCATATGATATTATGTATGGATTGGCTGGTACAGCTAATTATTTGATGAATTTCAAATCTGAAACTCAAGTGAAAGATACATTGATGTCTATTTTGCAGTATTTAACAAATATTTGTAAAATAGATGAAAGTGGAATTCCAAAATTTGCGATAAGGTCTGATCACAGTCAACTGTTTCATTTAGCAAATGATCCTAAGGTTATGTATGTAAATTTGGGAGTATCACATGGGATACCTGGAGTGCTTTTGGTGCTATCAAAGTCATATGAATCAGGAGTATATTTTGAGGAACAGCTTGAGGCAATAAAGTGTTTATCTAATTATATTTCTAAAAGTTTTGTTAATAAGGGTGATGATTTTTTTTGGGAAACTCAAAGATTAATAGGCACAGATGGTGTTAAAGCGTTACAGTCTAGAGATGCCTGGTGCTATGGAACTCCAGGAGTTGCATATTCGTTGTTGATTGCTTCAAGGATATTAAATGACAATAAAATGCGTAATTTGGCAATACACAGTATGAAATTGTCTCTAAAGAGATTGCGTGAAGTGGTATCTCCTACATTTTGTCATGGTATTTCAGGAATATGTTCTTTAACCAGGAAATTTTATGAATATACTGGTGATATATATTTTCAAGAATTGTACATGGAAATGTTCGAGAATATACTAAATGTATACAGTGATAAAAACCCACTCGGTTTTAAAGATACGGAATTTGAGAAAGGCAAATTAGTCGATAAAGATGAAATAGGACTCTTAAATGGGACTAGTGGGGTAATTTTAACTCTCTTATCATGTTATAGACCCGTTAAAACTCAATGGGATTCTATTTTTTTGCTATAA
- a CDS encoding response regulator transcription factor: protein MTNRILIIDDDIELCSLVKKCVSQVNLETDVAYNGQSGMLQVINEKDTYSLIILDVMLPKMDGFQVLSEIRKYSNVPVLMLTAKGSEPDKVTGLSLGADDYLTKPFSINELIARIQSLIRRYTTFNPGDSVSILTFKRMVIDKEIRTVQVEGKLIDLTGKEFDLLVLLASNKGRVFTKKQIYTQVWKDDYAYDDNNIMSFISKLRKKVEPNSEQPFYILTVHGVGYRFNKEA from the coding sequence ATGACCAATAGAATTCTCATCATAGATGATGATATTGAATTGTGCTCATTAGTAAAAAAATGCGTATCGCAAGTAAACCTGGAAACCGATGTGGCATATAACGGACAATCAGGAATGCTACAAGTGATCAATGAAAAAGATACTTATTCGCTAATTATTTTAGATGTGATGTTACCGAAAATGGACGGTTTTCAAGTATTATCTGAAATAAGAAAGTACAGTAATGTACCCGTACTTATGCTGACGGCTAAAGGAAGTGAGCCAGATAAGGTAACAGGTCTTAGCCTTGGAGCAGATGACTATTTAACAAAACCGTTCAGTATTAATGAACTTATCGCTAGAATACAATCTTTGATTAGAAGATATACCACGTTTAATCCTGGAGATTCCGTAAGCATTCTTACCTTTAAAAGGATGGTTATTGATAAAGAAATAAGAACTGTTCAAGTTGAGGGCAAGCTAATAGATCTAACAGGCAAAGAGTTTGATTTATTAGTATTATTAGCTTCTAATAAGGGGCGTGTGTTTACGAAGAAACAAATCTATACACAAGTTTGGAAAGATGATTATGCTTATGATGACAATAATATTATGTCTTTTATAAGCAAGTTGAGGAAGAAAGTAGAGCCTAATTCAGAACAGCCATTTTATATTTTAACGGTACACGGAGTAGGTTATCGTTTTAATAAGGAGGCTTAA